The Pseudanabaena sp. ABRG5-3 genome includes the window AAGTTTATTTTTCTGCAATTGATTTGGTTGTCTAGACCGATTTTTGCCAGCAATACGGAGAAGACGAAGAAATTTTGGACATTCAAAATGGTTTGGTGCTTTGCAAACTGCTGCGTGACGAAGCCCATCACGCATTGAGGTCAGTTCTTTGATTTTCTTATCCAACTCATCTGCTTTAGCTAAAAGCAGGTCAATATTAATTTCAACACCTTCAGGAGTAAACATTTCTGCTATCTCATCCAGCGAGAAACCAGCACTCCGCCCTAAAGCTATTAAAGCAAGCCGATCCATAACATCTTCACTGAATAGACGGCGTAGCCCACTTCGACCATTTGACTGAATCAGCCCCTTCTCTTCGTAAAAGCGTAGCGTTGAGGCTGGCAATCCTGATGCCTTTGCAACTTCAGATATATCCATCATGTTACTTTGCAATTAACACTTGACTTCAAGTTAACTTGAACTTGTATTGTAGCCTTATACAAGATTTTCTGGGCTAGAAAACATGCTAAATATTGAATGGATATTGTTATATATCGCTTTGGGCGGCTTTGTTGGTTTTATGGGAGGCTTGCTCGGTGTTGGTGGTGGCGGAATTTTAGTTCCTCTACTAGCATCAATTCTCGTTTACCAAGGTATCGGTGGAGATGAAGTCGTCCACTTGGCCTTGGGAACATCATTGATGTGCATGGTCATTTCTTCGATCGCTAGTATTCGCGCACATGCGTCTCGAAAGGCAGTAGTGTGGAAAGTCGTTAGCGGAATGGCTCCCGGAATTATTCTCGGCGCGTTACTAACTACCCAAATCGCGGCAAACCTCAAATCAGCTTACATTGCGCTTTTTATGGCATTTTTCATGGCACTTGTAGCAGTGCAAATGTTTGTTAATTGGAAACCGAAGCCTAGCTTAAAGCCAATTACATTTCGCGGATTACTAACATCTGGAGTTGCGATCGGATCGATATCCGCACTAGCCGCAGTGGGCGGCGGTTTTCTCACAGTTACCTACTTGAGCTATAAGAATATCGTCATGAAAAAAGCTATTGGCACTTCCGCAGCAATTGGACTTCCTATCGCGATTTCAGGAACGATTGGCTACATGATTAGCGGATGGACTAAGACATTGAGCACTCCCTATACTATTGGATTCATTTACCTACCTGCATTTTTGGCAATATCGATTGCCAGTTCTATTGCTGCTCCCTATGGTGCTCGATGTTCGCATCGTTTGCCTGAGGCTTATTTGAAAAAGATATTTGCAGTTATCTCACTCATCTTAAGCTTAACGATGCTCAGCTCATTTGTTAAATAAAGCACACTGAATTAAGGCAAAGTGTCGTTCACCTTGGATATGGCATAATGACGATACTGCGATCTATTGCCGAAACCTTGAATCAATCCTACTTCCAGTCCGAACATTTACTATTTGAACCCACCACACCAGAACATGATGCGGTTAATATCGTTTTTGCTTTTCCCAGCACCTACACCGTGGGAATTACGAGCTTAGGATATCAAGGAGTATGGGCAAATTTAGCAACCCGATCGCAGGTTAATGTCAGTCGATGGTTTACCGATGCCCATGAAGATTTACCGCGCCAGATTGAAATATTAGGCTTTTCATTTTCATGGGAATTGGATTACGTCAATATTCTCGCTGCATTAAAGAAATTCGATATTCCCATTGATAGCTGTGATCGCACTGATGAACATCCATTAGTATTTGGTGGGGGACCAGTTCTCACCGCTAATCCTGAACCCTTTGCCGCATGGTTTGACATTGTCTTGCTCGGTGATGGCGAAGAACTAATTGGGAACTTCCTCAATGCTTATCAAGAAGTACGTCATGCTAGTCGTGCAGTGAAATTGCGCCATTTAGCAAAATTAGAGGGAATTTATGTTCCGCAGCTATACGCAGTTACCTACGAAGCAGCAGATGGGTCGATCGCTTCCATTCAACCCATAGATTCCGATATTCCTGCCATCATCCATAAGCAAACCTACAAAGGCAATACCCTCTCAGCTTCTACAGTCGTTACGGAAAGAGCCGCTTGGGAAAGTATCTTTATGGTGGAAGTGGTGCGGAGTTGTCCAGAGATGTGTCGCTTCTGTTTAGCGAGCTATCTTACACTTCCATTTCGGACTGCGAGTTTAGAGGCTAGTTTGATGCCTGCGATCGCTAAAGGACTAGAAGTAACCAAACGATTAGGATTACTAGGCGCATCAATCACTCAACATCCTGAATTTGATACATTGCTGGACTATCTCGCCCAACCCCAATTTGATGATGTTCGCCTCAGCCTTGCCTCTGTCCGTACCAATACCTTAACCGAAAAATTAGCGCGAATTCTCTCTACCCGTGATAGTCGCTCCGTTACTATTGCGATCGAAAGCGGTTCTGAACGTTTACGAGAAATCATTAATAAGAAACTACATAATGACGAAATCAGGCAAGCAGCGATCAACGCTCAGGCAGGTGGTTTAAAGTCTCTGAAACTCTATGGGATGGCAGGTGTGCCGATGGAAAATGATGACGATATCGAACAAACCATCGAGATGTTGATTTCCCTTCGCAAAATTGCGCCAAAATTAAAGATTACCTTTGGTTGCAGTACTTTCGTTCCTAAATCCCATACCCCTTGGCAATGGCAAGGAGTTAGTACGACAGCCGAAAAGAAAATGCAGTATTTTCGTAAGAAACTTTTACCGAAAGGGATTGATTTTCGTCCTGAAAGTTATAAAGATTCAATTGTGCAAGCACTTATTTCTAGAGGCGATCGCCGTCTGACGAAATTATTACGTTTGGCTTGTAGCTATAGCGATGGTGATGTGCCTAGTGATGGTTCCTACAAACGCGCCTTTAAGGAATTACGTGGACAGTTGCCGCCCTTAGCTTGGTACGTCCATGAAAATTGGGATGTCCATCAAATTCTACCTTGGCAACATCTTCGCAGTGCTTTACCTGTGGAAACCTTAATCAAACATCGTGAAACATCTTTACAAGTTGACAACTATACTGAATTAATCACGACGAAATGAACATTCGTAGTAATGTGCTAAATAGGTAAGGATGGGCTGCACTTAATCTTTAGGTATTTGCCAGTCATCTCTTGCATTGCTATATATAGCAGTGAAAGTTTTGCTTAGGACAAACCCAAATAAACAAAGACGGCGCTTCGCGCCGTCTTTGTTTATTTGGGTTTTGATTTGTCCTAGCTATCTCTTGCATTGCTGTATACCTAAAATGAGATGTACTTTATATAGGCACTCTTTTAGAATAAATTAAACGCGATCGCGTTTAATCCTTTATCAAAATCCTAGGTAAATAATATGTTCAAAGTAGCTGTTGGTCATAGTAATGATCCTGACAGTTTGGAAGCTATTAATGAAACTTTAGAACAATGCCTCATATCGCTTGGTGGAGTATTACCGCAAGCAGGCATCTTATTTGCCGCGATCGATTTTGACTATAGCTTGCTTCTGCAACGCATTAATGACACATTTCCCAACATCGAACTGATTGGTGGCTCTACGGATGGTGAAGTCTCTTCTGTTTTGGAATTTCAGCAAGACTCGATAACCTTAATGCTTTTCTGTTCCGATGAAATCGAAATTCGAGCAGCCATTGGCAAAAATGTTTCTCAAAATCCCGTGGAAATTGCCCGTCAATCGATTGAATCAACAAAGCAGCAACTTACCTTACCAATCAAGTTTTGTATTACCATGATCGAGAGCTTGACTACGAGTGCGGTTTCGATTTTGCAAGGTTTCGATTTAGCCCTTGGGAATATCCCCATCTTTGGAGGAGCTACTGCTGACCAATGGCGATATAAACAGACGTATCAATTTTATAAAAATGAAGTGCTTAGCGA containing:
- a CDS encoding helix-turn-helix domain-containing protein gives rise to the protein MDISEVAKASGLPASTLRFYEEKGLIQSNGRSGLRRLFSEDVMDRLALIALGRSAGFSLDEIAEMFTPEGVEINIDLLLAKADELDKKIKELTSMRDGLRHAAVCKAPNHFECPKFLRLLRIAGKNRSRQPNQLQKNKLGRGGQKT
- a CDS encoding sulfite exporter TauE/SafE family protein, translated to MLNIEWILLYIALGGFVGFMGGLLGVGGGGILVPLLASILVYQGIGGDEVVHLALGTSLMCMVISSIASIRAHASRKAVVWKVVSGMAPGIILGALLTTQIAANLKSAYIALFMAFFMALVAVQMFVNWKPKPSLKPITFRGLLTSGVAIGSISALAAVGGGFLTVTYLSYKNIVMKKAIGTSAAIGLPIAISGTIGYMISGWTKTLSTPYTIGFIYLPAFLAISIASSIAAPYGARCSHRLPEAYLKKIFAVISLILSLTMLSSFVK
- a CDS encoding B12-binding domain-containing radical SAM protein is translated as MTILRSIAETLNQSYFQSEHLLFEPTTPEHDAVNIVFAFPSTYTVGITSLGYQGVWANLATRSQVNVSRWFTDAHEDLPRQIEILGFSFSWELDYVNILAALKKFDIPIDSCDRTDEHPLVFGGGPVLTANPEPFAAWFDIVLLGDGEELIGNFLNAYQEVRHASRAVKLRHLAKLEGIYVPQLYAVTYEAADGSIASIQPIDSDIPAIIHKQTYKGNTLSASTVVTERAAWESIFMVEVVRSCPEMCRFCLASYLTLPFRTASLEASLMPAIAKGLEVTKRLGLLGASITQHPEFDTLLDYLAQPQFDDVRLSLASVRTNTLTEKLARILSTRDSRSVTIAIESGSERLREIINKKLHNDEIRQAAINAQAGGLKSLKLYGMAGVPMENDDDIEQTIEMLISLRKIAPKLKITFGCSTFVPKSHTPWQWQGVSTTAEKKMQYFRKKLLPKGIDFRPESYKDSIVQALISRGDRRLTKLLRLACSYSDGDVPSDGSYKRAFKELRGQLPPLAWYVHENWDVHQILPWQHLRSALPVETLIKHRETSLQVDNYTELITTK